A region from the Pithys albifrons albifrons isolate INPA30051 chromosome Z, PitAlb_v1, whole genome shotgun sequence genome encodes:
- the TMEM267 gene encoding transmembrane protein 267: MVFVMASETEKAHALLQTFSTASVISSLSLGIFCFVADRLLQFSFIQQNDWLRALSDNAVHGVLGMWSWAIVIGLRKKSDFTEVTLAGFLASVIDVDHFFLAGSLSLKAALTLPRRPLLHCSTVIPVVALALKFIMHLFRLKDSWCFLPWMLFISWTSHHVRDGIRHGLWICPFGKTPPLPYWLYVAITASLPHLCSFIMYLTGTRELMSIKHGIHIDV, encoded by the exons ATGGTTTTTGTCATGGCATCTGAGACTGAAAAGGCCCATGCTCTTCTACAGActttcagcacagcttcagTAATTTCCAGTCTCAGTTTGGGTATATTCTGCTTTGTAGCAGACAGACTTCTGCAGTTTTCCTTCATTCAGCAAAATGACTGGCTCCGAGCCCTCTCTGATAATGCAGTGCATGGTGTACTGGGAATGTGGTCATGGGCAATAGTGATTGGACTCAGGAAGAAAAGTGACTTCACTGAGGTCACTCTGGCTGGCTTCCTCGCCTCTGTCATTGATGTGGACCACTTCTTTCTTGCTGGCTCCCTGTCACTAAAG gcTGCTCTGACACTTCCACGGAGACCACTTCTTCATTGTTCTACCGTGATTCCCGTTGTGGCTCTGGCATTGAAGTTCATTATGCACCTTTTCAGGCTAAAGGATTCATGGTGCTTTCTTCCCTGGATGTTGTTCATATCCTGGACTTCTCATCATGTTCGTGACGGAATTCGTCACGGCCTCTGGATCTGCCCGTTTGGAAAAACTCCTCCTTTGCCGTATTGGCTGTATGTGGCAATTACAGCATCCTTACCTCATCTGTGTTCATTCATCATGTATCTAACAGGCACTAGAGAATTAATGTCTATAAAACATGGAATCCACATTGATGTATAA
- the CZH5orf34 gene encoding uncharacterized protein C5orf34 homolog isoform X3, producing MEAEKLMVLFGDDSVEEQLLRALDFRNKFSSRPYLPSCVIPPERKEILLSDISEIRWPDSATADLTRCIDNGNVKISSVDGYAHLYLSELQQEFTVEFLCKVSQSSAASLSSSQKNNYQTGAQYEKTSKNSVAETSLKQTRVENKNKYGCAEDKNRESTKLKDQGDRDGVPLFYSSCSYEYTWITQCWSVSSCPEEWKYPLSLALMCYNLHTVKTCKKNNRTSAKAAVLTNLTDPETHATVSSLPTALPLSCRAPDLHRWTFCDFFQNEDIEKYSCPQLIQVVWCQGVFYRFIHGRTNITEIYPGDDSFFKSEGALFGKYFVHYAIQKGTKKVEEKMYSVNSLPPDVPGSLYSVSSIITQATKILQYCCKTKLSLSHNSYLCCWKVVPETDGREMLPALLYEKVIPSIGRLIVYSDHKVHAAFWDGLTLNMVWEFSSSSSEIQINEDIGWCKLTTPDGVEQLIQISHPGVYERYIRTAIEWCRSLNERKEIAEYTAHSVTEENWSADAELEKIQRFNFLLDNSNVLKRTSAAKTNPSGIAVRKHKNWSEAEELSVGCVLEALEKTSKVIQDIESLLAASGK from the exons ATGGAGGCTGAAAAGCTGATGGTGCTATTCGGGGACGACTCGGTGGAG GAACAACTTCTACGAGCTCTGGACTTCCGGAACAAATTTTCTTCTCGCCCGTACTTGCCTTCTTGCGTTATCCctccagaaagaaaagag ATTCTTCTCAGTGATATCTCAGAAATTAGATGGCCTGATTCTGCAACAGCTGATCTGACAAGATGTATAGACAATGGCAATGTGAAGATCTCATCTGTTGATGGTTATGCTCATCTTTACCTGTCAGAATTGCAGCAAGAATTTACAGTGGAGTTCTTATGCAAAGTCAGCCAGTCATCTGCAGCATCCTTAAGTTCCTCTCAGAAGAACAACTATCAAACTGGAGCTCAGTAtgaaaaaacaagtaaaaattCTGTTGCAGAAACGTCACTGAAACAAACAAGAGTAGAGAATAAGAATAAATATGGTTGTGCTGAAGATAAAAACAGAGAATCAACCAAACTGAAGGACCAAGGAGACAGAGATGGAGTCCCTCTGTTCTACTCCAGTTGTTCATATGAATACACATGGATTACACAGTGTTGGTCTGTTTCCTCATGCCCAGAAGAATGGAAATATCCTTTGTCTTTGGCACTAATGTGCTATAACTTACATACTGTTAAGACATGCAAGAAAAATAACCGTACATCTGCCAAAGCTGCTGTTCTAACAAATTTAACAGACCCTGAAACTCATGCAACAGTTTCTAGTTTACCTACAGCTTTGCCACtcagctgcagagccccagaTTTACACAG GTGGACTTTCTGTGACTTCTTTCAGAATGAAGATATTGAAAAGTACTCATGCCCTCAGCTAATTCAAGTTGTATGGTGCCAGGGTGTTTTTTATAG ATTTATCCATGGCAGAACAAACATCACAGAAATTTATCCTGGTGATGATTCGTTTTTCAAGTCAGAGGGAGCactttttggaaaatattttgtacatTATGCCATCCAAAAAGGAACGAAAAAg GTGGAAGAAAAGATGTATTCAGTGAACAGCCTTCCTCCTGATGTACCAGGAAGTCTGTACTCTGTATCCTCCATTATTACTCAGGCAACCAA AATACTTCAGTATTGCTGCAAGACAAAACTGTCATTAAGTCATAACTCTTatctctgctgctggaaagtG GTACCTGAGACAGATGGACGAGAAATGTTGCCAGCTTTGCTGTATGAAAAGGTTATTCCAAGCATAGGAAGACTCATTGTGTACTCCGATCATAAAGTCCATGCTGCTTTTTGGGATGGGTTGACCCTGAATATGGTTTGGGAGTTCAGCTCCTCCAGTAGTGAGATTCAG aTAAATGAAGATATAGGCTGGTGTAAGTTAACTACTCCTGATGGGGTGGAGCAGCTAATACAAATAAGTCATCCTGGAGTCTATGAAAG GTACATCAGAACAGCAATAGAATGGTGCAGAAGTTTGAATGAAAGGAAGGAGATTGCCGAATATACTGCACACTCTGTAACTGAAGAAAACTG GTCTGCTGATGCTGAGCTTGAAAAAATACAGAGATTTAATT TTTTGTTAGACAATAGCAATGTTCTGAAAAGGACATCTGCTGCAAAAACCAATCCATCTGGAATTGCtgtcagaaaacacaaaaactgGAGTGAGGCAGAAGAACTCAGTGTAGGATGTGTCCTAGAGGCTTTGGAAAAAACTTCTAAAGTCATTCAGGATATTGAATCTCTGCTTGCAGCTTCTGGAAAGTGA
- the CZH5orf34 gene encoding uncharacterized protein C5orf34 homolog isoform X1, which translates to MEAEKLMVLFGDDSVEVHYAGGSRLLLSPCGCEYLHEAALPANAHPLQPAETIRQRVAFVVSDYREQLLRALDFRNKFSSRPYLPSCVIPPERKEILLSDISEIRWPDSATADLTRCIDNGNVKISSVDGYAHLYLSELQQEFTVEFLCKVSQSSAASLSSSQKNNYQTGAQYEKTSKNSVAETSLKQTRVENKNKYGCAEDKNRESTKLKDQGDRDGVPLFYSSCSYEYTWITQCWSVSSCPEEWKYPLSLALMCYNLHTVKTCKKNNRTSAKAAVLTNLTDPETHATVSSLPTALPLSCRAPDLHRWTFCDFFQNEDIEKYSCPQLIQVVWCQGVFYRFIHGRTNITEIYPGDDSFFKSEGALFGKYFVHYAIQKGTKKVEEKMYSVNSLPPDVPGSLYSVSSIITQATKILQYCCKTKLSLSHNSYLCCWKVVPETDGREMLPALLYEKVIPSIGRLIVYSDHKVHAAFWDGLTLNMVWEFSSSSSEIQINEDIGWCKLTTPDGVEQLIQISHPGVYERYIRTAIEWCRSLNERKEIAEYTAHSVTEENWSADAELEKIQRFNFLLDNSNVLKRTSAAKTNPSGIAVRKHKNWSEAEELSVGCVLEALEKTSKVIQDIESLLAASGK; encoded by the exons ATGGAGGCTGAAAAGCTGATGGTGCTATTCGGGGACGACTCGGTGGAGGTGCACTACGCGGGGGGGTCCCGCTTGCTACTGTCTCCTTGCGGCTGCGAGTACTTGCACGAAGCGGCGCTGCCCGCCAACGCACACCCGCTCCAGCCCGCGGAGACCATCCGCCAGCGGGTCGCCTTCGTCGTCAGTGACTACAGG GAACAACTTCTACGAGCTCTGGACTTCCGGAACAAATTTTCTTCTCGCCCGTACTTGCCTTCTTGCGTTATCCctccagaaagaaaagag ATTCTTCTCAGTGATATCTCAGAAATTAGATGGCCTGATTCTGCAACAGCTGATCTGACAAGATGTATAGACAATGGCAATGTGAAGATCTCATCTGTTGATGGTTATGCTCATCTTTACCTGTCAGAATTGCAGCAAGAATTTACAGTGGAGTTCTTATGCAAAGTCAGCCAGTCATCTGCAGCATCCTTAAGTTCCTCTCAGAAGAACAACTATCAAACTGGAGCTCAGTAtgaaaaaacaagtaaaaattCTGTTGCAGAAACGTCACTGAAACAAACAAGAGTAGAGAATAAGAATAAATATGGTTGTGCTGAAGATAAAAACAGAGAATCAACCAAACTGAAGGACCAAGGAGACAGAGATGGAGTCCCTCTGTTCTACTCCAGTTGTTCATATGAATACACATGGATTACACAGTGTTGGTCTGTTTCCTCATGCCCAGAAGAATGGAAATATCCTTTGTCTTTGGCACTAATGTGCTATAACTTACATACTGTTAAGACATGCAAGAAAAATAACCGTACATCTGCCAAAGCTGCTGTTCTAACAAATTTAACAGACCCTGAAACTCATGCAACAGTTTCTAGTTTACCTACAGCTTTGCCACtcagctgcagagccccagaTTTACACAG GTGGACTTTCTGTGACTTCTTTCAGAATGAAGATATTGAAAAGTACTCATGCCCTCAGCTAATTCAAGTTGTATGGTGCCAGGGTGTTTTTTATAG ATTTATCCATGGCAGAACAAACATCACAGAAATTTATCCTGGTGATGATTCGTTTTTCAAGTCAGAGGGAGCactttttggaaaatattttgtacatTATGCCATCCAAAAAGGAACGAAAAAg GTGGAAGAAAAGATGTATTCAGTGAACAGCCTTCCTCCTGATGTACCAGGAAGTCTGTACTCTGTATCCTCCATTATTACTCAGGCAACCAA AATACTTCAGTATTGCTGCAAGACAAAACTGTCATTAAGTCATAACTCTTatctctgctgctggaaagtG GTACCTGAGACAGATGGACGAGAAATGTTGCCAGCTTTGCTGTATGAAAAGGTTATTCCAAGCATAGGAAGACTCATTGTGTACTCCGATCATAAAGTCCATGCTGCTTTTTGGGATGGGTTGACCCTGAATATGGTTTGGGAGTTCAGCTCCTCCAGTAGTGAGATTCAG aTAAATGAAGATATAGGCTGGTGTAAGTTAACTACTCCTGATGGGGTGGAGCAGCTAATACAAATAAGTCATCCTGGAGTCTATGAAAG GTACATCAGAACAGCAATAGAATGGTGCAGAAGTTTGAATGAAAGGAAGGAGATTGCCGAATATACTGCACACTCTGTAACTGAAGAAAACTG GTCTGCTGATGCTGAGCTTGAAAAAATACAGAGATTTAATT TTTTGTTAGACAATAGCAATGTTCTGAAAAGGACATCTGCTGCAAAAACCAATCCATCTGGAATTGCtgtcagaaaacacaaaaactgGAGTGAGGCAGAAGAACTCAGTGTAGGATGTGTCCTAGAGGCTTTGGAAAAAACTTCTAAAGTCATTCAGGATATTGAATCTCTGCTTGCAGCTTCTGGAAAGTGA
- the CZH5orf34 gene encoding uncharacterized protein C5orf34 homolog isoform X2, producing MEAEKLMVLFGDDSVEVHYAGGSRLLLSPCGCEYLHEAALPANAHPLQPAETIRQRVAFVVSDYREQLLRALDFRNKFSSRPYLPSCVIPPERKEILLSDISEIRWPDSATADLTRCIDNGNVKISSVDGYAHLYLSELQQEFTVEFLCKVSQSSAASLSSSQKNNYQTGAQYEKTSKNSVAETSLKQTRVENKNKYGCAEDKNRESTKLKDQGDRDGVPLFYSSCSYEYTWITQCWSVSSCPEEWKYPLSLALMCYNLHTVKTCKKNNRTSAKAAVLTNLTDPETHATVSSLPTALPLSCRAPDLHRFIHGRTNITEIYPGDDSFFKSEGALFGKYFVHYAIQKGTKKVEEKMYSVNSLPPDVPGSLYSVSSIITQATKILQYCCKTKLSLSHNSYLCCWKVVPETDGREMLPALLYEKVIPSIGRLIVYSDHKVHAAFWDGLTLNMVWEFSSSSSEIQINEDIGWCKLTTPDGVEQLIQISHPGVYERYIRTAIEWCRSLNERKEIAEYTAHSVTEENWSADAELEKIQRFNFLLDNSNVLKRTSAAKTNPSGIAVRKHKNWSEAEELSVGCVLEALEKTSKVIQDIESLLAASGK from the exons ATGGAGGCTGAAAAGCTGATGGTGCTATTCGGGGACGACTCGGTGGAGGTGCACTACGCGGGGGGGTCCCGCTTGCTACTGTCTCCTTGCGGCTGCGAGTACTTGCACGAAGCGGCGCTGCCCGCCAACGCACACCCGCTCCAGCCCGCGGAGACCATCCGCCAGCGGGTCGCCTTCGTCGTCAGTGACTACAGG GAACAACTTCTACGAGCTCTGGACTTCCGGAACAAATTTTCTTCTCGCCCGTACTTGCCTTCTTGCGTTATCCctccagaaagaaaagag ATTCTTCTCAGTGATATCTCAGAAATTAGATGGCCTGATTCTGCAACAGCTGATCTGACAAGATGTATAGACAATGGCAATGTGAAGATCTCATCTGTTGATGGTTATGCTCATCTTTACCTGTCAGAATTGCAGCAAGAATTTACAGTGGAGTTCTTATGCAAAGTCAGCCAGTCATCTGCAGCATCCTTAAGTTCCTCTCAGAAGAACAACTATCAAACTGGAGCTCAGTAtgaaaaaacaagtaaaaattCTGTTGCAGAAACGTCACTGAAACAAACAAGAGTAGAGAATAAGAATAAATATGGTTGTGCTGAAGATAAAAACAGAGAATCAACCAAACTGAAGGACCAAGGAGACAGAGATGGAGTCCCTCTGTTCTACTCCAGTTGTTCATATGAATACACATGGATTACACAGTGTTGGTCTGTTTCCTCATGCCCAGAAGAATGGAAATATCCTTTGTCTTTGGCACTAATGTGCTATAACTTACATACTGTTAAGACATGCAAGAAAAATAACCGTACATCTGCCAAAGCTGCTGTTCTAACAAATTTAACAGACCCTGAAACTCATGCAACAGTTTCTAGTTTACCTACAGCTTTGCCACtcagctgcagagccccagaTTTACACAG ATTTATCCATGGCAGAACAAACATCACAGAAATTTATCCTGGTGATGATTCGTTTTTCAAGTCAGAGGGAGCactttttggaaaatattttgtacatTATGCCATCCAAAAAGGAACGAAAAAg GTGGAAGAAAAGATGTATTCAGTGAACAGCCTTCCTCCTGATGTACCAGGAAGTCTGTACTCTGTATCCTCCATTATTACTCAGGCAACCAA AATACTTCAGTATTGCTGCAAGACAAAACTGTCATTAAGTCATAACTCTTatctctgctgctggaaagtG GTACCTGAGACAGATGGACGAGAAATGTTGCCAGCTTTGCTGTATGAAAAGGTTATTCCAAGCATAGGAAGACTCATTGTGTACTCCGATCATAAAGTCCATGCTGCTTTTTGGGATGGGTTGACCCTGAATATGGTTTGGGAGTTCAGCTCCTCCAGTAGTGAGATTCAG aTAAATGAAGATATAGGCTGGTGTAAGTTAACTACTCCTGATGGGGTGGAGCAGCTAATACAAATAAGTCATCCTGGAGTCTATGAAAG GTACATCAGAACAGCAATAGAATGGTGCAGAAGTTTGAATGAAAGGAAGGAGATTGCCGAATATACTGCACACTCTGTAACTGAAGAAAACTG GTCTGCTGATGCTGAGCTTGAAAAAATACAGAGATTTAATT TTTTGTTAGACAATAGCAATGTTCTGAAAAGGACATCTGCTGCAAAAACCAATCCATCTGGAATTGCtgtcagaaaacacaaaaactgGAGTGAGGCAGAAGAACTCAGTGTAGGATGTGTCCTAGAGGCTTTGGAAAAAACTTCTAAAGTCATTCAGGATATTGAATCTCTGCTTGCAGCTTCTGGAAAGTGA